From a single Sander vitreus isolate 19-12246 chromosome 4, sanVit1, whole genome shotgun sequence genomic region:
- the vgll4b gene encoding transcription cofactor vestigial-like protein 4b isoform X4, with translation MHSVENLGEAALRGDPRLQSLSLSSSSSSSSSSSSSSSSSSSSISNHRTGPPPISPTKRKLSGDQGDSDMDDNEHVAKMSRLFATQLKPHGDYRSSSIVKDQSRSPIERVVVPGTLGVHSNHLYSHAHHHHHHLASLASMDQPLALTKNSMVESARSSTAAMATVPHTVSAVERQQPTSGTAKMATAGAIGESPSLSFISDIAETTSIFYTVYKTSILNRPSVITCAPANNRNCNLSHCPVSHNGCASLANNYRRINTNTACDPVIEEHFRRSLGKNYKEPEPTATNSVSITGSVDDHFAKALGETWLQIKNKGSPSSSGSSPNSSPDSHMVNHNHSPSVVS, from the exons GTGAAGCCGCTTTAAGGGGTGACCCCAGACTCCAGTCCCTGTCTCTGTCCTCgtcttcctcatcctcctcctcttcgtcgTCATCGTcgtcctcatcttcctcctccatctccaaCCACAGGACAGGTCCTCCTCCCATTAGCCCCACCAAGAGGAAGCTAAGCGGGGACCAGGGGGACAGCGACATGGACGACAACGAGCATGTGGCAAAGATGAGCCGACTGTTTGCTACACAGCT GAAACCTCATGGAGACTATCGCAGCTCTTCCATCGTCAAGGACCAGAGCCGGAGCCCCATTGAGCGTGTGGTGGTGCCCGGCACTCTGGGAGTCCACAGCAACCACCTGTACAGCCAtgcccaccaccaccatcaccacctgGCCAGCTTAGCCAGCATGGACCAGCCACTGGCACTCACCAAAAACAGCATGGTGGAGTCTGCACGCAGTAGCACAGCAGCTATGGCCACAGTGCCGCACACAGTCAGCGCCGTGGAACGCCAGCAG ccgacatcaggcactgccaagatggcgaCAGCTGGAGCCATTGGGGAGTCGCCCTCTTTGAGCTTCATTTCGGACATCGCAGAGACTacgtccatattttatacagtgtaTAAAACCTCAATTCTG aATCGTCCTTCAGTTATCACATGCGCCCCCGCCAACAACCGCAACTGCAACCTGTCTCACTGTCCAGTCTCACACAACGGCTGTGCAAGCCTCGCTAACAACTACAGGAGAATCAACA CCAATACAGCATGCGACCCAGTAATTGAGGAGCATTTCCGCCGCAGTCTCGGGAAGAACTACAAGGAGCCGGAGCCCACCGCCACCAACTCGGTGTCCATCACAGGCTCCGTAGACGACCACTTTGCCAAGGCACTGGGCGAGACCTGGCTGCAGATTAAAAACAAGGGGAGTCCCTCGTCGTCCGGCAGCAGCCCAAACTCCTCCCCCGACAGTCACATGGTCAATCACAACCACTCCCCTTCTGTGGTCTCCTGA
- the vgll4b gene encoding transcription cofactor vestigial-like protein 4b isoform X3 produces the protein METPLDVLSRAASFVHANEEESEAALRGDPRLQSLSLSSSSSSSSSSSSSSSSSSSSISNHRTGPPPISPTKRKLSGDQGDSDMDDNEHVAKMSRLFATQLKPHGDYRSSSIVKDQSRSPIERVVVPGTLGVHSNHLYSHAHHHHHHLASLASMDQPLALTKNSMVESARSSTAAMATVPHTVSAVERQQPTSGTAKMATAGAIGESPSLSFISDIAETTSIFYTVYKTSILNRPSVITCAPANNRNCNLSHCPVSHNGCASLANNYRRINTNTACDPVIEEHFRRSLGKNYKEPEPTATNSVSITGSVDDHFAKALGETWLQIKNKGSPSSSGSSPNSSPDSHMVNHNHSPSVVS, from the exons GTGAAGCCGCTTTAAGGGGTGACCCCAGACTCCAGTCCCTGTCTCTGTCCTCgtcttcctcatcctcctcctcttcgtcgTCATCGTcgtcctcatcttcctcctccatctccaaCCACAGGACAGGTCCTCCTCCCATTAGCCCCACCAAGAGGAAGCTAAGCGGGGACCAGGGGGACAGCGACATGGACGACAACGAGCATGTGGCAAAGATGAGCCGACTGTTTGCTACACAGCT GAAACCTCATGGAGACTATCGCAGCTCTTCCATCGTCAAGGACCAGAGCCGGAGCCCCATTGAGCGTGTGGTGGTGCCCGGCACTCTGGGAGTCCACAGCAACCACCTGTACAGCCAtgcccaccaccaccatcaccacctgGCCAGCTTAGCCAGCATGGACCAGCCACTGGCACTCACCAAAAACAGCATGGTGGAGTCTGCACGCAGTAGCACAGCAGCTATGGCCACAGTGCCGCACACAGTCAGCGCCGTGGAACGCCAGCAG ccgacatcaggcactgccaagatggcgaCAGCTGGAGCCATTGGGGAGTCGCCCTCTTTGAGCTTCATTTCGGACATCGCAGAGACTacgtccatattttatacagtgtaTAAAACCTCAATTCTG aATCGTCCTTCAGTTATCACATGCGCCCCCGCCAACAACCGCAACTGCAACCTGTCTCACTGTCCAGTCTCACACAACGGCTGTGCAAGCCTCGCTAACAACTACAGGAGAATCAACA CCAATACAGCATGCGACCCAGTAATTGAGGAGCATTTCCGCCGCAGTCTCGGGAAGAACTACAAGGAGCCGGAGCCCACCGCCACCAACTCGGTGTCCATCACAGGCTCCGTAGACGACCACTTTGCCAAGGCACTGGGCGAGACCTGGCTGCAGATTAAAAACAAGGGGAGTCCCTCGTCGTCCGGCAGCAGCCCAAACTCCTCCCCCGACAGTCACATGGTCAATCACAACCACTCCCCTTCTGTGGTCTCCTGA
- the vgll4b gene encoding transcription cofactor vestigial-like protein 4b isoform X2, which translates to MLLTKMDLLNYQYLDKMNNNNIGILCYEGEAALRGDPRLQSLSLSSSSSSSSSSSSSSSSSSSSISNHRTGPPPISPTKRKLSGDQGDSDMDDNEHVAKMSRLFATQLKPHGDYRSSSIVKDQSRSPIERVVVPGTLGVHSNHLYSHAHHHHHHLASLASMDQPLALTKNSMVESARSSTAAMATVPHTVSAVERQQPTSGTAKMATAGAIGESPSLSFISDIAETTSIFYTVYKTSILNRPSVITCAPANNRNCNLSHCPVSHNGCASLANNYRRINTNTACDPVIEEHFRRSLGKNYKEPEPTATNSVSITGSVDDHFAKALGETWLQIKNKGSPSSSGSSPNSSPDSHMVNHNHSPSVVS; encoded by the exons GTGAAGCCGCTTTAAGGGGTGACCCCAGACTCCAGTCCCTGTCTCTGTCCTCgtcttcctcatcctcctcctcttcgtcgTCATCGTcgtcctcatcttcctcctccatctccaaCCACAGGACAGGTCCTCCTCCCATTAGCCCCACCAAGAGGAAGCTAAGCGGGGACCAGGGGGACAGCGACATGGACGACAACGAGCATGTGGCAAAGATGAGCCGACTGTTTGCTACACAGCT GAAACCTCATGGAGACTATCGCAGCTCTTCCATCGTCAAGGACCAGAGCCGGAGCCCCATTGAGCGTGTGGTGGTGCCCGGCACTCTGGGAGTCCACAGCAACCACCTGTACAGCCAtgcccaccaccaccatcaccacctgGCCAGCTTAGCCAGCATGGACCAGCCACTGGCACTCACCAAAAACAGCATGGTGGAGTCTGCACGCAGTAGCACAGCAGCTATGGCCACAGTGCCGCACACAGTCAGCGCCGTGGAACGCCAGCAG ccgacatcaggcactgccaagatggcgaCAGCTGGAGCCATTGGGGAGTCGCCCTCTTTGAGCTTCATTTCGGACATCGCAGAGACTacgtccatattttatacagtgtaTAAAACCTCAATTCTG aATCGTCCTTCAGTTATCACATGCGCCCCCGCCAACAACCGCAACTGCAACCTGTCTCACTGTCCAGTCTCACACAACGGCTGTGCAAGCCTCGCTAACAACTACAGGAGAATCAACA CCAATACAGCATGCGACCCAGTAATTGAGGAGCATTTCCGCCGCAGTCTCGGGAAGAACTACAAGGAGCCGGAGCCCACCGCCACCAACTCGGTGTCCATCACAGGCTCCGTAGACGACCACTTTGCCAAGGCACTGGGCGAGACCTGGCTGCAGATTAAAAACAAGGGGAGTCCCTCGTCGTCCGGCAGCAGCCCAAACTCCTCCCCCGACAGTCACATGGTCAATCACAACCACTCCCCTTCTGTGGTCTCCTGA
- the vgll4b gene encoding transcription cofactor vestigial-like protein 4b isoform X6, translated as MLLTKMDLLNYQYLDKMNNNNIGILCYEGEAALRGDPRLQSLSLSSSSSSSSSSSSSSSSSSSSISNHRTGPPPISPTKRKLSGDQGDSDMDDNEHVAKMSRLFATQLKPHGDYRSSSIVKDQSRSPIERVVVPGTLGVHSNHLYSHAHHHHHHLASLASMDQPLALTKNSMVESARSSTAAMATVPHTVSAVERQQNRPSVITCAPANNRNCNLSHCPVSHNGCASLANNYRRINTNTACDPVIEEHFRRSLGKNYKEPEPTATNSVSITGSVDDHFAKALGETWLQIKNKGSPSSSGSSPNSSPDSHMVNHNHSPSVVS; from the exons GTGAAGCCGCTTTAAGGGGTGACCCCAGACTCCAGTCCCTGTCTCTGTCCTCgtcttcctcatcctcctcctcttcgtcgTCATCGTcgtcctcatcttcctcctccatctccaaCCACAGGACAGGTCCTCCTCCCATTAGCCCCACCAAGAGGAAGCTAAGCGGGGACCAGGGGGACAGCGACATGGACGACAACGAGCATGTGGCAAAGATGAGCCGACTGTTTGCTACACAGCT GAAACCTCATGGAGACTATCGCAGCTCTTCCATCGTCAAGGACCAGAGCCGGAGCCCCATTGAGCGTGTGGTGGTGCCCGGCACTCTGGGAGTCCACAGCAACCACCTGTACAGCCAtgcccaccaccaccatcaccacctgGCCAGCTTAGCCAGCATGGACCAGCCACTGGCACTCACCAAAAACAGCATGGTGGAGTCTGCACGCAGTAGCACAGCAGCTATGGCCACAGTGCCGCACACAGTCAGCGCCGTGGAACGCCAGCAG aATCGTCCTTCAGTTATCACATGCGCCCCCGCCAACAACCGCAACTGCAACCTGTCTCACTGTCCAGTCTCACACAACGGCTGTGCAAGCCTCGCTAACAACTACAGGAGAATCAACA CCAATACAGCATGCGACCCAGTAATTGAGGAGCATTTCCGCCGCAGTCTCGGGAAGAACTACAAGGAGCCGGAGCCCACCGCCACCAACTCGGTGTCCATCACAGGCTCCGTAGACGACCACTTTGCCAAGGCACTGGGCGAGACCTGGCTGCAGATTAAAAACAAGGGGAGTCCCTCGTCGTCCGGCAGCAGCCCAAACTCCTCCCCCGACAGTCACATGGTCAATCACAACCACTCCCCTTCTGTGGTCTCCTGA